In Selenomonas dianae, a genomic segment contains:
- the pckA gene encoding phosphoenolpyruvate carboxykinase (ATP), with the protein MATIDLTQYGITGTKEIVHNPSYDQLFREELRPDLEGYERGQVTEMGDAVNVMTGIYTGRSPKDKYIVDDETSHDTVWWTSDEYKNDNHRATQKAWNSVREIAIRELCNKRLFVVDAFCGANANTRMAVRFITEVPWQAHFVTNMFIRPTEQELKVFKPDFVVYNAAKARVMHFGDLGLNSETAVMFNLTSREQVIINTWYGGEMKKGIFSMMNYYLPLKGIASMHCSANTDKEGQNTTLFFGLSGTGKTTLSTDSARLLIGDDEHGWDDEGVFNYEGGCYAKVINLDAEAEPDIYHAIRRNALLENVTVDLAGHVDFADKSVTENTRVSYPINHIENIVLGHAGDKSAGPHAKHVIFLSADAFGVLPPVSILTPEQTKYYFLSGFTSKLAGTERGITEPTPTFSACFGQAFLELHPTKYAEELVRKMEEHGSRAYLVNTGWNGTGKRISIQDTRGIIHAIQDGSIDSAPTKKIPYFDFEVPTELPGVDPKILDPRDTYASRTEWDEKARDLAERFIKNFKKYEGNEEGKALVPAGPQI; encoded by the coding sequence ATGGCAACGATTGATCTGACACAGTACGGCATTACGGGGACGAAGGAGATTGTTCACAATCCAAGCTACGATCAGCTGTTCCGCGAGGAGCTGCGCCCCGATCTTGAGGGATACGAGCGCGGACAGGTGACGGAGATGGGGGATGCCGTCAATGTTATGACCGGCATCTATACGGGACGCTCCCCGAAGGATAAGTACATCGTCGATGATGAGACCTCGCATGATACGGTGTGGTGGACATCGGACGAGTACAAGAACGACAATCACCGTGCAACGCAGAAGGCATGGAATTCGGTGCGTGAGATTGCCATTCGCGAGCTCTGCAACAAGCGCCTCTTTGTCGTGGACGCGTTCTGCGGTGCGAATGCGAATACGCGTATGGCAGTGCGCTTTATTACGGAAGTGCCGTGGCAGGCGCATTTTGTCACAAATATGTTTATCCGTCCGACAGAGCAGGAGCTGAAGGTCTTTAAGCCCGACTTCGTGGTCTACAATGCGGCAAAGGCACGCGTCATGCACTTCGGCGATCTGGGGCTCAACTCAGAGACGGCGGTCATGTTCAACCTCACAAGCCGTGAGCAGGTCATTATCAATACGTGGTATGGCGGCGAGATGAAAAAGGGCATCTTCTCGATGATGAACTACTACCTTCCTCTCAAGGGAATCGCCTCCATGCACTGCTCGGCAAATACGGACAAAGAGGGGCAGAACACGACGCTGTTCTTCGGCCTCTCCGGTACGGGCAAGACTACACTCTCGACCGACAGTGCGCGTCTTTTGATCGGTGACGACGAGCATGGCTGGGACGATGAAGGTGTGTTCAACTATGAGGGCGGCTGCTACGCGAAGGTCATCAACCTCGATGCGGAGGCGGAGCCGGATATCTATCACGCGATCCGCCGCAATGCGCTGCTGGAGAATGTCACGGTTGACCTTGCAGGCCATGTTGACTTTGCCGACAAGAGTGTGACGGAGAATACACGCGTTTCGTACCCGATCAACCACATTGAGAACATCGTGCTCGGTCATGCCGGCGACAAGTCCGCAGGTCCGCACGCAAAGCACGTGATCTTCCTCTCGGCGGATGCGTTCGGCGTTCTGCCGCCGGTCTCCATCCTCACACCGGAGCAGACGAAGTACTACTTCCTCTCTGGATTCACGTCGAAGCTCGCGGGTACGGAGCGCGGCATCACCGAACCGACACCGACGTTCTCGGCGTGCTTCGGACAGGCGTTCCTCGAACTGCACCCGACGAAGTATGCAGAGGAGCTCGTACGCAAGATGGAGGAGCACGGCTCGCGTGCCTATCTCGTGAATACGGGGTGGAACGGTACGGGCAAGCGTATCTCGATCCAGGATACGCGCGGCATCATCCACGCGATTCAGGACGGTTCGATCGACAGCGCACCGACGAAGAAGATCCCGTATTTCGACTTCGAGGTTCCGACGGAGCTGCCGGGCGTCGATCCGAAGATCCTCGATCCGCGTGACACGTACGCGAGCCGTACGGAGTGGGATGAGAAAGCACGCGACCTCGCCGAGCGTTTCATCAAGAACTTCAAGAAGTATGAGGGCAACGAGGAGGGCAAGGCGCTCGTTCCTGCGGGTCCGCAGATCTAA
- the thrC gene encoding threonine synthase, whose translation MYTMEYFSTRGAAERVSSAAAILKGLASDGGLFVPASFPPMSLAAIEALVPLSYEERAVRILRPFLTDYTEAELKGCVARAYGHTFDDVRRAPVRAVGELAVLELWHGPTSAFKDMALQLLPQLMSTARGKEGERDTILILVATSGDTGKAALEGFADAGGIRIMVFYPDGGVSPVQRLQMVTQEGANVSVVAVRGNFDDAQRGVKEIFGDAAMAKELAALHTKLSSANSINWGRLVPQIVYYFSAYADLLAERSIAAGDAVNFTVPTGNFGNILAGYYAKRMGLPVGKLVCASNANNVLTDFLQTGIYDRKRDFYQTMSPSMDILVSSNLERLLCHLTEDTAQVAAWMQELAEVGKYDASRLLPVLRENFWAACADDAETEEEIRAVYERTGYTLDTHTAVAYRAAEDYRRETGDVRPMVVLSTASPYKFGASVLRALGEDMAGVDEFTQMIFLKEKSGMKIPPRLEALEKAPVRHKGICEKGGMRAAVLAFART comes from the coding sequence ATGTATACAATGGAATATTTCAGCACGCGTGGGGCGGCGGAGCGTGTTTCCTCTGCTGCGGCGATTCTCAAGGGGCTTGCCTCGGACGGCGGGCTTTTCGTCCCTGCTTCGTTCCCGCCGATGTCGCTTGCGGCGATTGAGGCGCTCGTCCCGCTTTCCTACGAGGAGCGTGCGGTGCGCATCCTTCGCCCTTTTCTGACGGACTATACGGAGGCAGAGTTAAAGGGATGTGTCGCACGTGCGTACGGACATACATTTGATGATGTGCGGCGTGCGCCTGTCCGTGCGGTCGGAGAGCTTGCGGTGCTCGAACTGTGGCACGGGCCGACGAGTGCGTTCAAGGATATGGCGCTGCAGCTTCTGCCGCAGCTGATGAGTACGGCGCGCGGAAAGGAGGGGGAGCGGGACACGATTCTCATCCTCGTTGCGACCTCGGGCGATACAGGGAAGGCTGCCCTTGAGGGATTTGCCGATGCCGGGGGCATCCGTATCATGGTGTTCTACCCCGACGGCGGCGTCAGCCCCGTGCAGCGGCTCCAGATGGTGACGCAGGAGGGCGCGAATGTCTCCGTCGTGGCGGTGCGCGGAAACTTTGACGATGCGCAGCGCGGGGTAAAGGAGATCTTCGGCGATGCGGCGATGGCAAAGGAGCTCGCCGCGCTCCATACGAAGCTCTCATCGGCAAACTCGATCAACTGGGGGCGGCTTGTCCCGCAGATCGTTTATTACTTCAGCGCGTACGCAGACCTTCTCGCGGAGCGCAGCATTGCGGCGGGGGATGCGGTGAACTTCACCGTGCCGACGGGGAACTTTGGCAACATCCTCGCGGGCTACTATGCAAAGCGCATGGGGCTGCCCGTCGGCAAACTCGTCTGCGCGTCGAATGCGAACAATGTGCTCACGGACTTCCTGCAAACGGGCATCTATGACCGCAAGCGCGACTTCTATCAGACGATGTCGCCGTCCATGGACATTCTCGTATCGAGCAATCTTGAGCGTCTGCTCTGTCATCTGACGGAGGATACGGCACAGGTCGCTGCGTGGATGCAGGAACTCGCAGAGGTTGGAAAATATGACGCGAGCCGCCTCCTGCCTGTGCTCCGTGAAAACTTCTGGGCAGCGTGTGCGGACGATGCGGAGACGGAGGAAGAGATTCGCGCGGTCTATGAACGGACGGGGTACACGCTCGATACACACACGGCGGTCGCCTATCGTGCGGCGGAGGACTATCGCCGCGAAACGGGGGACGTGCGCCCGATGGTTGTGCTCTCAACGGCAAGCCCGTACAAGTTCGGCGCGAGTGTGCTCCGTGCACTCGGTGAGGATATGGCGGGCGTGGATGAATTCACCCAAATGATATTCCTGAAGGAGAAGAGCGGGATGAAGATCCCTCCGCGCCTTGAAGCACTGGAAAAAGCGCCCGTGCGTCATAAGGGGATTTGTGAAAAGGGCGGGATGCGTGCAGCGGTTCTCGCATTTGCCCGTACATAA
- the nadE gene encoding NAD(+) synthase, protein MKIALISMEVIPGRPDLNAAAMCAKIAEARAAHADLALFPALSLSGLFLGGVWKQEPFLRDLADYAEEIAAAAEGITVVFGNAAAAESCTSIRRTLMEARDGVLREVAHSPLDSTGNNFTPLLYELPNENIILAADASPFPTCLGADTLADMARGKGTEIFYINAFGLQDKGKTVYTFPGRAYVFHANGECVLMTAAYTEGMTVVDTDALPSPASSPTETPIAPIHRMLRCGVQKFLARIHMERVVIGISGGIDSAVAAALYVDAIGAENVLLVNMPSRFNSATTKGLAAQLAENLGCRHMIVPIEESVTHTVEQLTTAPIMGKCASEGEHLTISSFVRENMQARDRSGRVLAAVAAAWGAGFTCNANKAESTVGYATLYGDQAGFLSALADLWKYQVYDLARYLNDTVYGREVIPQGIIDIVPSAELSDAQNVDEGKGDPIRYPYHDHLFRAFAENNETPEEILEYYAKNTLEAQIGCAEGLVAAYFPTAADFIADLEHWWGLYTGMAVAKRIQSPPLLSVSGCAYGSDHPESQIGAYETLRYRALKEQLLQK, encoded by the coding sequence ATGAAAATTGCACTGATTTCAATGGAGGTTATCCCCGGTCGCCCCGACCTGAACGCAGCAGCGATGTGTGCAAAAATAGCGGAAGCAAGGGCGGCACACGCCGACCTCGCACTTTTTCCCGCGCTCAGTCTCTCGGGGCTCTTCCTCGGCGGCGTTTGGAAGCAGGAGCCATTTCTGCGTGACCTCGCGGACTACGCCGAGGAGATCGCGGCAGCGGCAGAGGGGATTACGGTCGTCTTTGGAAATGCCGCAGCTGCGGAAAGTTGCACAAGCATCCGGCGCACGCTGATGGAGGCACGGGACGGCGTGCTGCGCGAGGTCGCCCACAGCCCGCTCGACAGCACAGGAAACAACTTTACCCCCCTCCTCTATGAACTGCCGAACGAGAACATCATCCTTGCCGCAGATGCGTCCCCCTTCCCCACCTGCTTGGGTGCAGACACACTTGCAGACATGGCGCGCGGAAAGGGCACAGAGATTTTCTACATCAATGCATTCGGACTTCAGGACAAGGGCAAGACCGTCTATACCTTCCCCGGAAGAGCGTACGTATTTCATGCCAACGGTGAATGCGTCCTTATGACAGCCGCCTATACGGAGGGCATGACCGTCGTTGACACGGACGCGCTTCCCTCCCCCGCTTCGTCTCCAACAGAAACGCCCATCGCCCCCATTCATCGTATGCTGCGCTGCGGCGTACAGAAATTTCTCGCACGCATCCACATGGAGCGCGTCGTCATCGGCATCTCGGGCGGCATCGACTCCGCCGTCGCCGCCGCACTCTACGTCGATGCCATCGGCGCGGAGAACGTGCTGCTCGTCAATATGCCGAGCCGATTCAACTCCGCCACCACGAAGGGGCTTGCGGCACAGCTCGCGGAAAACCTCGGCTGCCGCCATATGATTGTCCCGATCGAGGAGAGCGTCACGCACACCGTAGAGCAGCTCACGACCGCTCCCATCATGGGGAAATGTGCGTCGGAAGGCGAACATCTCACCATCTCCTCCTTTGTGCGCGAAAATATGCAGGCACGTGACCGCAGCGGCCGCGTGCTCGCCGCCGTCGCCGCCGCATGGGGCGCAGGCTTTACCTGCAACGCGAACAAGGCGGAGTCCACCGTCGGCTACGCGACCCTCTACGGCGATCAGGCGGGCTTCCTCTCAGCGCTCGCCGACCTCTGGAAATATCAGGTCTACGATCTCGCACGCTATCTGAACGATACCGTCTACGGACGCGAGGTCATTCCGCAGGGCATCATCGACATCGTACCGAGCGCGGAGCTGTCCGACGCGCAGAACGTGGACGAGGGCAAGGGCGATCCCATCCGCTACCCGTACCACGACCACCTCTTTCGTGCGTTTGCAGAGAACAATGAAACGCCCGAGGAAATTCTGGAATACTATGCCAAAAACACACTCGAAGCACAGATCGGCTGTGCGGAAGGGCTTGTCGCAGCGTATTTCCCGACGGCGGCAGACTTTATCGCCGACCTCGAACACTGGTGGGGGCTCTATACAGGCATGGCAGTCGCCAAGCGCATCCAGTCGCCGCCGCTGCTCTCCGTCAGCGGATGCGCCTACGGCAGCGATCACCCCGAGTCGCAGATCGGCGCATATGAAACGCTCCGCTATCGCGCATTGAAAGAGCAGCTGCTCCAGAAATAA
- a CDS encoding metal ABC transporter solute-binding protein, Zn/Mn family yields the protein MHTKKSYAQLLLTLALAMMALIAVGCGGGGTGGDKAADTKKTVTVTTSFLQDMTKQLAGDYVNIELIIPAGEDPHLYVAQPADLEKIKKADLLLYHGLHFEGKMAEVLEKKGVAVTKNFADANINYMEEDGKKIVDPHFWFDVALYKQATEAAAAELVKLVPAHEKEIQENLKKYLADLDALDAEITQKIAQIPEGQRNLVTPHDAFNYFSHRYHVNVIAPQGVSTDSEVANADIEKTANYIVEHKVKAVFAESTTNPERMKKLQEVCKTKGFDVEIVGGEGSELFSDSLAPVGQKGDTYITMYRSNVDLIVSHLK from the coding sequence ATGCACACGAAAAAATCTTATGCACAACTTCTGCTCACCCTCGCACTCGCCATGATGGCACTGATTGCCGTCGGTTGCGGCGGAGGAGGCACAGGCGGCGACAAGGCAGCCGACACAAAGAAAACAGTAACGGTCACAACCTCATTTTTACAGGACATGACAAAACAGCTTGCGGGCGACTATGTGAACATCGAGCTGATCATCCCCGCAGGTGAGGATCCGCATCTCTACGTCGCACAGCCCGCCGACCTTGAGAAAATCAAGAAGGCGGATCTCCTCCTCTATCACGGTCTGCACTTCGAGGGCAAGATGGCAGAAGTCCTTGAGAAGAAGGGCGTTGCCGTTACAAAGAACTTTGCGGACGCGAACATCAACTATATGGAGGAGGACGGCAAGAAGATCGTCGATCCGCATTTCTGGTTCGATGTCGCGCTCTACAAGCAGGCGACCGAGGCAGCGGCAGCCGAGCTCGTGAAGCTCGTTCCGGCACACGAGAAGGAGATTCAGGAGAATCTGAAGAAGTATCTCGCCGATCTCGATGCGCTTGATGCGGAGATCACACAGAAGATTGCACAGATTCCCGAGGGGCAGCGCAACCTCGTCACGCCACATGACGCATTCAACTACTTCTCCCATCGTTACCACGTGAACGTCATTGCACCGCAGGGGGTCAGCACGGACTCCGAGGTCGCAAATGCGGATATTGAAAAGACGGCAAATTACATTGTCGAGCACAAGGTCAAGGCAGTGTTCGCCGAGAGCACGACGAATCCCGAGCGCATGAAGAAGCTGCAGGAGGTCTGCAAGACAAAGGGCTTCGATGTGGAGATCGTCGGCGGCGAGGGCAGCGAGCTGTTCTCTGACTCACTCGCGCCCGTCGGACAGAAGGGCGACACCTATATCACGATGTACCGCAGCAACGTCGATCTGATTGTTTCGCATTTGAAGTAG
- a CDS encoding metal ABC transporter ATP-binding protein — MTGTNSVIHVEDLTMAYRETPVLWDIDLDVPECVRCAIVGPNGAGKSTLLKGILGLLKPVSGAVHLWGKALSAVQKKIAYVPQRGSVHWDFPTTVFDVVLMGRYAHLGLVRRPGKEDRALAMDALDKMKMADFADRQISELSGGQKQRVFIARALAQDAQLYIMDEPLAGVDETTERIIMDKFMDLQKEKRTVIAVHHDLSTLDAYFDYLVVLNRTVKASDYLASLDKEAALARAYRGKV, encoded by the coding sequence ATGACAGGAACAAACAGTGTGATCCACGTCGAAGACCTCACAATGGCATACCGCGAGACCCCCGTCCTCTGGGACATCGACCTCGATGTACCGGAGTGCGTGCGCTGTGCCATCGTAGGGCCGAACGGCGCGGGCAAGTCCACCCTCCTCAAGGGAATCCTCGGACTGCTGAAGCCCGTATCGGGTGCGGTGCATCTCTGGGGCAAGGCGCTCTCCGCCGTGCAGAAGAAAATTGCCTATGTCCCGCAGCGCGGCTCGGTACACTGGGACTTTCCGACGACGGTGTTCGATGTCGTACTCATGGGACGCTATGCCCATCTGGGACTTGTGCGCCGCCCCGGCAAGGAGGATCGTGCGTTGGCGATGGACGCGCTCGATAAAATGAAGATGGCGGACTTCGCCGACCGCCAGATCTCGGAACTCTCGGGCGGGCAGAAGCAGCGCGTCTTCATCGCGCGCGCACTCGCGCAGGACGCACAGCTCTACATCATGGACGAGCCGCTTGCGGGCGTTGACGAAACGACGGAACGCATCATCATGGACAAGTTCATGGATTTACAAAAAGAAAAGCGCACCGTCATCGCCGTCCACCACGATCTCAGCACACTCGATGCCTACTTCGACTATCTCGTTGTGCTGAACCGCACGGTAAAGGCATCGGACTATCTCGCGAGCCTCGACAAGGAGGCGGCACTCGCACGCGCCTATCGTGGAAAGGTGTGA
- a CDS encoding metal ABC transporter permease: protein MDILTNYTFQIVALGSVVLAVAAAPVGAFSVYKGQSLIGDAIGHATFPGIVLAYMAFATRSPVLLLAGAIAAGAASYALIQLAHRDKRLGLDANLAIFLSGFFGLGMALKSFIQGNPDYAGASQAGLGTYIFGQAAYMLEADVLLIAVISVLVLTLLLLFYKELKLFVFDAEYAEVVGLPCRLLNILLLVMTISVIGIGIKAVGAILISSFLIIPCVAANQWSNNFARVLLLSSLIGAVSALIGTYISTLEQGMSTGPSIILIASLIAFFSIVFGTKGILGRVLKRRSTHG, encoded by the coding sequence ATGGACATTCTGACAAACTACACCTTTCAGATCGTTGCGCTCGGCAGCGTCGTCCTCGCCGTCGCCGCCGCTCCCGTCGGCGCATTCAGTGTCTACAAGGGACAGAGCCTCATCGGTGATGCGATCGGGCACGCGACCTTTCCCGGCATTGTTCTCGCCTACATGGCGTTTGCAACGCGCAGCCCCGTCCTCCTCCTTGCGGGGGCAATCGCGGCAGGTGCAGCAAGCTACGCGCTCATCCAGCTTGCCCACAGGGACAAGCGTCTGGGACTTGACGCCAACCTCGCAATCTTCCTCTCAGGCTTCTTCGGTCTTGGCATGGCACTCAAGAGTTTTATCCAAGGCAATCCCGACTATGCGGGCGCGTCACAGGCGGGGCTCGGGACGTACATCTTCGGACAGGCGGCGTACATGCTTGAGGCGGATGTCCTGCTGATCGCCGTTATTTCCGTCCTCGTGCTCACGCTCCTGCTGCTCTTTTACAAGGAGCTGAAACTCTTCGTCTTTGACGCAGAGTATGCGGAGGTGGTCGGACTGCCCTGCCGTCTGCTGAATATCCTGCTGCTTGTCATGACCATCTCCGTGATCGGCATCGGGATCAAGGCGGTGGGCGCAATCCTCATCAGTTCTTTTCTCATTATCCCCTGCGTTGCCGCAAATCAGTGGTCGAACAACTTCGCACGCGTGCTCCTGTTGAGCAGCCTCATCGGCGCGGTGTCCGCGCTCATCGGAACATATATCAGTACACTCGAACAGGGAATGTCAACGGGTCCCTCGATCATCCTCATTGCCTCGCTGATCGCCTTTTTTTCCATCGTTTTTGGGACAAAGGGCATCCTCGGCAGAGTGTTGAAACGGAGGAGCACACATGGATGA
- a CDS encoding metal ABC transporter permease produces the protein MDDALLVLLLTATACAPLGVFLILRRLSMMADAISHTVLLGIVLAFFVTRDLGSPWLLFGAALMGVVTVSLVELLGKTRLVKYDDAIGVIFPLLFALAVILISKYAGNAHLDTDMVLMGEVIYAGLNTVAVGGVEIPAAALKMGGLALLIAAFITVFYKELKVSTFDGEYARLIGVPTGILFYAFMSLTSLTTVAAFDAVGAILVISFFIAPGATALLFTKHLSHTLLFALLISAANSVVGYALAVHMNASIAGLCAVINMLVYVLALLTGPKGAVTTYVRRLRSIRQMQRDLFLLHIGRHTAECVKSAENHADEIGDHLKWEESKVRRVSRELIDQHLLHREGSYYLLTDAGATAYTALCKRYYISEAASFQS, from the coding sequence ATGGATGACGCACTGCTCGTACTCCTGCTGACGGCGACAGCGTGTGCGCCGCTCGGCGTATTCCTCATCCTGCGCCGCCTCTCCATGATGGCGGACGCAATCAGTCACACGGTACTGCTCGGCATCGTGCTCGCCTTCTTCGTAACGCGTGACCTCGGCTCGCCGTGGCTGCTCTTCGGCGCGGCACTCATGGGGGTGGTCACGGTGTCCCTCGTCGAGCTGCTCGGCAAGACGCGCCTTGTCAAATACGACGATGCGATCGGCGTCATCTTTCCCCTGCTCTTTGCGCTCGCCGTCATCCTCATCAGCAAATATGCGGGGAATGCCCACCTCGATACCGACATGGTGCTCATGGGCGAAGTCATCTACGCCGGGCTGAACACGGTCGCGGTCGGCGGCGTTGAGATTCCCGCTGCCGCGCTCAAGATGGGCGGGCTCGCCCTCCTGATTGCAGCGTTTATCACCGTGTTCTACAAGGAGCTCAAGGTCTCCACGTTTGACGGCGAATACGCACGGCTCATCGGCGTACCGACGGGCATCCTCTTCTACGCCTTTATGTCGCTCACCTCGCTGACGACGGTCGCGGCATTCGACGCGGTCGGTGCGATCCTCGTTATCTCATTTTTCATCGCCCCCGGTGCGACGGCACTGCTCTTTACGAAACATCTCTCGCACACGCTGCTGTTCGCCCTCCTCATCAGTGCCGCGAACTCCGTCGTCGGCTATGCGCTTGCTGTTCATATGAACGCCTCGATCGCAGGGCTCTGCGCCGTCATAAATATGCTTGTCTACGTGCTCGCCCTGCTCACAGGACCGAAGGGGGCAGTTACAACCTACGTTCGCCGCCTCCGGAGCATCCGTCAGATGCAGCGCGACCTCTTTCTCCTCCACATTGGCAGACACACGGCAGAATGCGTTAAGAGTGCGGAGAATCACGCAGACGAGATCGGCGACCATCTGAAGTGGGAGGAAAGCAAAGTGCGCCGCGTCAGCCGCGAGCTCATCGATCAGCACCTCCTCCATCGCGAGGGCAGCTACTATCTGCTGACCGATGCAGGAGCAACGGCGTACACCGCACTGTGCAAAAGATACTATATCTCTGAAGCCGCTTCCTTTCAGTCGTAA